In Polaribacter sp. Hel_I_88, the following proteins share a genomic window:
- a CDS encoding four helix bundle protein encodes MKKKELMILSYRDLNVWQNGMDLVEDVYKFTAIFPKEEKYGLTSQVRRCAVSIPSNIAEGFMRQSTKEYIQFLYISLGSLGELDTQMEIAVRLSFMEVQKDFNEKTLLVRKQLFGLIKSLKNKL; translated from the coding sequence ATGAAAAAAAAGGAACTGATGATCTTAAGTTATAGAGATTTAAATGTTTGGCAAAATGGGATGGATTTGGTTGAAGATGTTTATAAATTTACTGCTATTTTTCCAAAAGAAGAAAAATATGGATTGACATCGCAAGTAAGAAGATGTGCAGTTTCTATACCCTCTAATATAGCTGAAGGATTTATGAGACAAAGTACTAAAGAATACATTCAGTTTTTGTATATTTCATTGGGTTCTTTAGGAGAATTAGATACACAGATGGAAATTGCCGTCAGATTAAGTTTTATGGAAGTGCAAAAAGATTTTAATGAAAAGACATTATTGGTTAGAAAACAATTATTCGGTTTGATTAAAAGCTTAAAAAATAAATTATAA
- a CDS encoding SDR family oxidoreductase — protein sequence METKITSKKILVTGGAGFIGSNLCEELLKQNNLVVCLDNFATGKRENITPLLAHKNFTFIEGDIRNLEDCLLATKGVEYVLHQAALGSVPRSIKDPITSNDVNVGGFLNMLVACRDNNVKRFVFAASSSTYGDSEALPKVEEVIGKPLSPYAVTKYVNELYADVFSKTYGLETIGLRYFNVFGRKQDPNGAYAAVIPKFVSQLMNLESPIINGDGNYSRDFTYIDNVIQANLLSLVAGKKAVNTVYNVAYGDRNTLNDLMSYLKEYLSEYNSKIKEVTVIHGENRVGDIPHSHASVDKAKKLLNYNPQFSLEDGLKEAVDWYWGNL from the coding sequence TTGGAAACGAAAATTACAAGCAAAAAGATTTTAGTTACTGGAGGAGCCGGTTTTATCGGTTCTAACCTATGTGAAGAATTATTAAAACAAAATAACTTAGTTGTTTGTCTTGATAATTTTGCTACTGGGAAAAGAGAAAACATCACTCCTTTATTGGCACATAAAAACTTTACTTTTATAGAGGGAGATATCAGAAATTTGGAGGATTGTTTATTAGCAACAAAAGGTGTTGAGTATGTATTGCATCAAGCCGCTTTAGGTTCCGTACCAAGATCAATTAAAGACCCTATCACTTCTAATGATGTCAATGTCGGTGGTTTTTTAAACATGCTAGTGGCTTGTAGAGACAATAATGTAAAACGCTTTGTTTTCGCAGCAAGTTCTTCTACCTATGGGGACTCTGAAGCATTGCCAAAAGTAGAAGAGGTGATTGGAAAACCTTTATCTCCTTATGCGGTTACCAAATATGTAAATGAATTGTATGCAGATGTTTTTTCTAAAACCTATGGACTGGAAACCATTGGTCTCCGTTATTTTAATGTGTTTGGAAGAAAACAAGATCCAAATGGTGCTTATGCAGCCGTAATTCCGAAATTCGTAAGTCAGTTAATGAATTTAGAATCGCCAATCATTAATGGTGATGGAAACTACTCAAGAGATTTTACGTATATTGATAATGTAATACAAGCCAACTTATTGAGTTTAGTTGCAGGTAAAAAGGCTGTAAATACAGTGTATAATGTTGCTTATGGAGATCGTAATACTTTAAATGATTTAATGAGTTATTTAAAGGAATATTTATCAGAATACAATTCTAAAATTAAAGAGGTTACTGTTATTCATGGAGAAAACAGGGTTGGAGATATCCCGCATTCACACGCAAGTGTTGACAAGGCTAAAAAATTACTGAATTATAATCCGCAGTTTTCTTTAGAAGATGGATTAAAAGAAGCTGTGGATTGGTATTGGGGGAATCTTTAA